GCAAAGCGTCCGCCGTAGGAAGTCCCTGATCCGTCATATCAACTCCACATGTCCTGAAAACATGGCCCGGTCTGTCGGAACCGGAAAAATCGGGATTTCAAAACCCCAAGGCACATTCAGCTCCGAGCTGGTTCTGCAAAGGCCGCAATTTCAGCCCGCAGCTCTGGAATACCAAGCCCCGTCTCACTGCTTGTGCGTAAAACGAGGGGATGAGCAGCCGGATGACGGCTCACCTCAGCCACAACCTCGCGGTAGCGGGCTTCTTCGGCTTTCGGCTTCACACCATCGCATTTCGTGAGCACAACCTGAAAATTGATGGCTGCCTTGTCGAACATGTCCATCACATCACGGTCAGAGGCTTTTGTCTCGATCCGCGCGTCCAGCAACAGAATCACACGACGCAGGTTGGGACGACCCCGGAGATAATCGAACATCATCCCCTGCCAGTCTTCCTTCACCGCTTTGGCGGCCTTTGCGAAGCCATACCCCGGCATGTCCACGAGAACGAGCCGCCCATCCAGATCGAAAAAGTTGAGCTGCTTCGTTCGTCCTGGTTCCGAGGACGCTCTGGCCAAACTTTTACGACCTGTCAGAGCATTGATCAGACTTGATTTGCCAACATTGGAACGTCCGGCAAACGCCACCTCAGGCGCCATCGGGTCGGGTAATTGCCCAATCTGCTGTGCGCCGTAAAAAAAATCGCAAGGTCCGGCGAACAGGAGGCGTCCAGCCTCAAGCTGTTCAGGGGACAGCTTGAGGGATGCAGAAAAGTCCTGTTCGTCAGTCATCATTCAGCCCTTCTTTCCACGTGATTTGACGGGCGGAATGATCTCCGGCTCGTTCTTCTTCCGGGAATGCACCTTCATGATCACGTACTGCTGCACCATCGTCAGCAGGTTGTTCCAGCAATAGTAGATCACCAGACCGACCGGCTGACGCGCCATGAAGAAGGTGAAGATAAACGGCATCATGATGAAGACGGGCTTCTGCGCGGGATCAACCGTTGCAGGGTTGAGCCGCTGCATCAGCCAGATGGTGATGCCATACAGGATCGGCCAGGCGCCCAGCAGCAGCCACGATGAGACAATCGTCGGATCAAATGGCAGCAGGCCGAACAGATTGAAGACATTGGTAGGGTCCGGTGCCGAGAGATCATGAATCCATCCGACAAACGGTGCATGACGCATCTCGATGGTCACATAGAGCACCTTATACAGGCACCAGAAGACCGGAGCCTGAATCAGCAGAGGCAGACAGCCGCTGGCCGGATTCACGCCTTCCTTCTTGTAAAGCTGCATGACCTGCTGGTTCATCTGAACCGGATCGTCTTTATAACGCTCCCGCAGTTCCTTCATACGCGGCGCAATATCACGCATCGCAGCGGCTGAACGAAAGCCTTTCGAAGCCAGCGGGAAGAACACCGCCTTGACGATCAGCGTAAAGGTCAGGAGTGCGAGACCGAAATTTCCGAAAAACTGATAGAGCCAGTCAAGAACGAAGAACACCGGGCGTGTCAGGAAAGCAAACCAGCCGAAGTCGACAGCTTTCCAGAAATCAGGAATGTTCATCTCGTGCTGATAGCGCTCAAGGAGACGGACTTCCTTCGCTCCGGCAAAGACATGTGATGTCGTCTGGATCTCTGCGTTCGGTGCCGCCACCAGCGGCTTCTGTCCTGTGAACCCGACCTGATACGCGCCAGCAGGCGTATCGAAACCATAGGTGCCGCTGACGTCATCCGTCTGTGCCGGCACCACGGCAGCCAGCCAGTATTTATCGGTGATACCAGCCCAGCCACCGGTGCCAGCCTTCGACCATGACACAAAATTCGGAGCCGTAGAGCCTTCCCGCAGTGATTTGTAGGACTCTTCACCCAGACGGCCGTTGATTACGGAGAGCGGGCCTTCATGCACCAGCATGCCACCTGTCTCGACCGGTGTGTATGCCCGCACCACGCGGGAGAACGGCAGCAATGAGATCGCCGCACCGGTCGTATTCCGGACCTTCTGCGTCACCGTGAACATGTAATCACGATCTACGGCGAGATCGATTTCAAATGTTACACCACCACCATTGTCCCATGTCAGAACAACGGGTGCGTCAGAACCGAGTTTGGGGGCTGTCGTGCTCCAGAGCGTATGGGCATCCGGGAGCTTGATGGTCTGACCAGGCGAACTGTACCAACCAAACTCGACATAGGTTGGCTCTTTCTCGTTCCGGGCTTCCAGTACGCGGACAAGCGGACTGTCAGGCTTCACAGTCTCATGGTAGCCGCGGAGCACCAGATCATCGAGGCGAGCGCCACGAAGATTGACGGAACCCACCACATCCACAGCATCAATCGGCAGGCGTGACGGCGCTTCTTCGCGATCCGTCACCGTCGGCTGATCGTTCTCGGTGGGGGGGGCTGTAAGGGCTGTGGTTTTGCTCTGTATCGCCGGTGAGGTCTTATGTTCCTCCGGCATGAAATACTCAAAACCGATCAGTACCAGCGCCGACAGAACGGTCGCCAATATTACACGTCTGATATCCATACCGACCGGCTGGCCTCTCTAACTTCATGAAAACACCTCCGGCCCACCAGCATGGTGCCCGGCACAATCAGCGGTATCTCATAGCGGAATTGCGCCCGATTGCCAGATGCTCAGGCAAACTATGTTGGAGTTTTGACTGAATTCCGGGACGTGTCAGGAGAAGGAACCGGATCATATCCTCCGGTCGTCCAGGGATTGCAGCGCACAATCCTCCAGAAAGTCAGCCA
The Acetobacter aceti genome window above contains:
- the yidC gene encoding membrane protein insertase YidC, whose amino-acid sequence is MDIRRVILATVLSALVLIGFEYFMPEEHKTSPAIQSKTTALTAPPTENDQPTVTDREEAPSRLPIDAVDVVGSVNLRGARLDDLVLRGYHETVKPDSPLVRVLEARNEKEPTYVEFGWYSSPGQTIKLPDAHTLWSTTAPKLGSDAPVVLTWDNGGGVTFEIDLAVDRDYMFTVTQKVRNTTGAAISLLPFSRVVRAYTPVETGGMLVHEGPLSVINGRLGEESYKSLREGSTAPNFVSWSKAGTGGWAGITDKYWLAAVVPAQTDDVSGTYGFDTPAGAYQVGFTGQKPLVAAPNAEIQTTSHVFAGAKEVRLLERYQHEMNIPDFWKAVDFGWFAFLTRPVFFVLDWLYQFFGNFGLALLTFTLIVKAVFFPLASKGFRSAAAMRDIAPRMKELRERYKDDPVQMNQQVMQLYKKEGVNPASGCLPLLIQAPVFWCLYKVLYVTIEMRHAPFVGWIHDLSAPDPTNVFNLFGLLPFDPTIVSSWLLLGAWPILYGITIWLMQRLNPATVDPAQKPVFIMMPFIFTFFMARQPVGLVIYYCWNNLLTMVQQYVIMKVHSRKKNEPEIIPPVKSRGKKG
- the yihA gene encoding ribosome biogenesis GTP-binding protein YihA/YsxC, producing the protein MTDEQDFSASLKLSPEQLEAGRLLFAGPCDFFYGAQQIGQLPDPMAPEVAFAGRSNVGKSSLINALTGRKSLARASSEPGRTKQLNFFDLDGRLVLVDMPGYGFAKAAKAVKEDWQGMMFDYLRGRPNLRRVILLLDARIETKASDRDVMDMFDKAAINFQVVLTKCDGVKPKAEEARYREVVAEVSRHPAAHPLVLRTSSETGLGIPELRAEIAAFAEPARS